Proteins from one Rhinolophus ferrumequinum isolate MPI-CBG mRhiFer1 chromosome 15 unlocalized genomic scaffold, mRhiFer1_v1.p scaffold_54_arrow_ctg1_1, whole genome shotgun sequence genomic window:
- the LOC117019812 gene encoding transmembrane protein 258, producing the protein MELKAVSRFTSPVNLLSTPHLTGVLLATGTFFTSTKFTGDIYKELLISLVASLFMGFGVPFLLLWVGIYI; encoded by the coding sequence ATGGAGCTCAAGGCCGTGAGCAGATTCACCAGCCCAGTGAATCTGCTGTCTACTCCCCATCTGACCGGGGTGCTGCTGGCCACTGGCACGTTCTTCACCTCCACCAAGTTCACTGGGGACATCTACAAAGAGCTCCTCATCTCCTTGGTGGCCTCGCTCTTCATGGGCTTTGGGGTCCCCTTCTTGCTGCTCTGGGTTGGCATCTACATATGA